In Gallus gallus isolate bGalGal1 chromosome 6, bGalGal1.mat.broiler.GRCg7b, whole genome shotgun sequence, a single genomic region encodes these proteins:
- the PRXL2A gene encoding selenoprotein U (UGA stop codon recoded as selenocysteine): MSFLPDFGIFTMGMWSVGLGAVGAAITGIVLANTDLFLSKPEKATLEFLEAIELKTLGSEPRTFKASELWKKNGAVIMAVRRPGUFLCREEASELSSLKPQLSKLGVPLYAVVKEKIGTEVEDFQHYFQGEIFLDEKRSFYGPRKRKMMLSGFFRIGVWQNFFRAWKNGYSGNLEGEGFTLGGVYVIGAGRQGVLLEHREKEFGDKVSLPSVLEAAEKIKPQAS, translated from the exons aTGTCTTTCCTACCTGACTTTGGGATCTTCACCATGGGCATGTGGTCGGTTGGTCTCGGAGCCGTTGGCGCAGCCATAACAGGGATTGTGCTTGCCAACACTGACTTATTTTTGTCCAAGCCAGAAAAAGCAACGCTGGAATTTTTGGAGGCGATAGAGCTAAAAACTTTGGGATCAG AACCGAGAACATTCAAAGCAAGTGAACTGTGGAAGAAGAATGGTGCAGTGATCATGGCTGTGCGAAGACCTGGGTGATTTTTGTGCAGAGAG GAGGCTTCTGAGCTTTCCTCTCTGAAACCTCAGCTGTCCAAGCTGGGTGTTCCTCTCTATGCTGTTGTGAAAGAGAAGATAGGGACCGAAGTGGAGGATTTTCAGCATTATTTCCAAGGAGAAATCTTTCTAGATGAAAAG AGAAGCTTCTATGGCCCACGCAAGCGAAAAATGATGCTTTCAGGCTTCTTCCGCATTGGAGTCTGGCAAAATTTCTTCCGTGCTTGGAAAAATGGTTATAGTGGCAACCTGGAAGGAGAAGGGTTCACCCTGGGAGGAGTGTATGTGATTGGAGCAGGAAGACAG GGTGTTCTATTGGAGCATCGTGAGAAAGAATTTGGTGACAAAGTCAGCCTTCCATCTGTCCTTGAAGCTGCCGAGAAGATAAAGCCACAGGCTTCataa